CCGGCACCGGCAGTCGCCGTAGCCGGCATCGGCGGCAAGTAGCGGAGGAACGCGGCCGGTTGGTGGGCCTGTCGACGTCCTGCTCGTCGCACGACGTCGGCAGGAACAGCCGGGCATTCGAGGGACAGGAAGCGGGGTCGTTGGCGTTGGCCACCAACCCGGCGGAACAGTCGCTGCTACGGCAACGGCTCAGCTGGGCTTGATCGCCAGCACCCGCTCCACGGTGCCCGCCTTCAGCCGCTGCGACTCGGTCACCCACAGCCCCGCCTCGGCGAGCATCGGCGACGGGCGGCGGGTCATGTGTTCGCCAGCGCTGCGGATGGTGAACGCCTCGAGGACCCGCTGCCCGGCCCGGATCGGCCACCAGCGGCTGGCGACATGGTCCAGCAGGAGCAGTTTCCCGCCGGGGCGCAGCACCCGGGTCATCTCGCCGATCGCACGGGCATGGTCAGGGATCGCGCACAGCGACAGCGTGCACACCACCGTGTCGAAGGCGGCGTCGGCGAACGGTAGGGCCTGAGCGTCGGCCTCGCGAAGGTCGACGTCGCGGCCGAGTTCGGCGGCGCGGTGGCGGGCGATCTCCAGCATGGCCGGGCTGAGCTCGACCCCGGTGACCCTCACTTCCAAGGGGTAGAACGGCAGGTTGCGGCCGGTGCCGACGGCGACCTCCAACACCCGGCCGGTGGCACGGGAACAGACCCACTCACGGCCGCCGGCGAACCAGATCCTCTCCAGGAGACTGATCTCCCGGTCGTAGCGGGGCGCCATCGCCTCCCAGACCCGACGGGCCTTCGCGGTCGGGTCCTCATGGATTCTCACGACTTCCCCCCTCTGCGGGTTGGCCTCTGGCAGCCGGCCAGGAGTGCCGGACGCGGCGGCGGAGATGACACCGGCGGTGGCGGAGTCGCCCGCGTCGCCCGGAGCATTCGGCGCTGCGGTTCTTCCGGCGACCCGGCCGGCCCCACTGTACGCACGGCCGAACCGGCTCCTGGCGAGAATGGGCCGGCGTCGCCGCCGACCCTGGGCGGCGGGGGCGCGTGATGAGGCCGATCATGGCGCTGTTGCGGTGTCGAGTTGTTTGGCGAGGCGGTTGAGGTCGGGTATGCGGCGGCCGACGAGCAGATAGATGCCGACGCTGACCAGCGCCAGCGACCCGACGGTGAGAAACATGGCGGTGCCGCCGAGGCTGGCGAGGACGAGGCTGCCGAGCACGGGTCCGGCGAATCCGCCGACCTGCGCGAAGGTGTGGGTGCCGAAGTAGCTGCCGCGTAGGTCCGGTGGGGCGATTCGGTC
The nucleotide sequence above comes from Plantactinospora soyae. Encoded proteins:
- a CDS encoding class I SAM-dependent methyltransferase, coding for MRIHEDPTAKARRVWEAMAPRYDREISLLERIWFAGGREWVCSRATGRVLEVAVGTGRNLPFYPLEVRVTGVELSPAMLEIARHRAAELGRDVDLREADAQALPFADAAFDTVVCTLSLCAIPDHARAIGEMTRVLRPGGKLLLLDHVASRWWPIRAGQRVLEAFTIRSAGEHMTRRPSPMLAEAGLWVTESQRLKAGTVERVLAIKPS